The following are encoded together in the Vicia villosa cultivar HV-30 ecotype Madison, WI unplaced genomic scaffold, Vvil1.0 ctg.000089F_1_1, whole genome shotgun sequence genome:
- the LOC131623927 gene encoding uncharacterized protein LOC131623927 isoform X1, with translation MSTFHLIYGIWLVLSMRFSILDVSTSCYPYQFFRQSNRKFEQKTDRFWKFSEIDDRWIEVKLPCDLVPCVDKSEERLEQEHELEVILPLRKRISLTKMSDSSVWIIGESGFIYERFWNGLEWVIAPHDLPISHGRAVAVFIISQKFLALSESGNLYQMHVQLGETSQPVWIEFTHTLDQISDTDSIFIKSGVVSDDRKRCYFCTKKGTLVELAEVEPPRWINHGQPGGANVAAIADIASSREVVYTISSAGDLYEYNSKSKPSWKKHIWKEKKAQVSSLIPSKGCTLHGLIGDHSESLFLLTKEGTLVERRLHQRKWKWIVHGNPPHQNLTSITPSLRDDSSETSISLFFTTSVGSVFEYQIPKQLGTSPNNQFPGGEWISHQHPLYAKVARGKSGLPLQVGRILFILDDGRVAELHLAGLGGESAGPSMPQNFRRKTSSTKYVWSILDAPESEGWNAEYCTEERGPRNCMTGIKDESKDSGITSSVTGRRKQSQENHYYLSLGIGNELISSLEENKYNLPDDWISSNFRLRLMYEGKSFFLVTSDGLIFEHVCIESVWIWLKHDSSTEMNGIVGNYNGSLFMVDTFGSVLLREWSGNEIAWKNCTDMRRGKNIVVGGQPWDRLPGIARRVTTEDSLFFVSKNGRLMQFTVYMRKFKWKDCKNPPNVKVANIVDQELFRDNIIFVTGRNGRLYQYNKVNDLWHEHYQSQHLILSNFPGTVIRPMSKSLTGSIFMLSRDGGLVEYNWNTWHEWNWIEHGTPYKGVTLVGSPGPSFEGNQLLLIGSDGRVYLRYMEKNAWKWKDCGFPTLGDKTIEAEDREGEFNDEDTKKEQENLGELSILNCDPKVRSTRPIPFSADSAIFELRDGRLAEIQIGEGKEWVWSRIIGTPNSLCIQNYWITVASSPS, from the exons ATGTCAACGTTTCATTTGATATATGGCATATGGTTAGTCCTGTCTATGAGATTTAGTATACTTGATGTTTCCACTTCATGTTATCCGTATCAGTTTTTTCGACAAAGCAATCGAAAATTCGAGCAGAAAACTGATAGGTTTTGGAAGTTTAGTGAAATAGATGATAGATGGATTGAAGTCAAACTACCATGTGATTTGGTTCCATGTGTTGATAAAAGTGAAGAGAGATTGGAGCAAGAACATGAGTTGGAAGTGATTCTGcctttgagaaagagaatttcTTTGACAAAAATGTCTGATAGTTCTGTGTGGATCATTGGTGAAAGTGGATTCATCTATGAGAGGTTTTGGAATGGACTTGAATGGGTGATTGCTCCTCATGATTTACCTATTTCACATGGACGTGCAGTTGCAGTTTTTATCATTTCTCAGAAGTTTCTTGCTCTATCTGAATCAGGAAATTTGTATCAG ATGCATGTGCAGCTTGGTGAAACCTCACAACCAGTTTGGATTGAGTTCACGCATACACTCGATCAAATCTCGGATACTGATTCGATATTTATAAAATCCGGTGTGGTGTCAGATGATAGGAA AAGATGTtatttctgtacaaagaaaggaACGTTGGTAGAGCTCGCAGAGGTTGAGCCTCCAAG GTGGATAAATCATGGCCAACCAGGTGGAGCAAATGTTGCAGCAATAGCTGATATTGCTTCTTCACGAGAAGTAGTATACACGATAAG TTCTGCTGGAGATCTTTATGAATATAACAGTAAATCAAAACCTTCATGGAAGAAGCACATATGGAAAGAAAAAAAGGCACAAGTTTCATCTTTGATACCATCTAAGGGGTGCACTTTACATGGATTAATTGGTGATCATTCTGAATCACTGTTTCTTTTAACCAAG GAAGGCACTTTAGTGGAGAGAAGATTACATCAAAGGAAGTGGAAATGGATAGTCCATGGAAATCCACCACATCAAAATTTGACATCTATTACACCATCTTTGAGAGATGATTCTAGTGAAACTTCCATTTCTTTATTCTTCACTACTTCTGTTGGATCTGTTTTTGAGTATCAAATTCCAAAACAATTAG GCACTTCTCCAAATAATCAATTTCCCGGAGGAGAATGGATAAGTCATCAGCACCCCTTATATGCAAAAGTGGCAAGAGGTAAATCAGGCTTACCATTACAGGTTGGAAGGATCCTCTTTATACTAGATGATGGTAGAGTTGCAGAATTACATCTAGCAGGACTAGGTGGTGAGAGTGCAGGACCATCAATGCCACAAAACTTTAGAAGAAAAACATCATCAACCAAATATGTTTGGTCCATATTAGATGCACCAGAGAGTGAAGGATGGAATGCAGAATATTGCACAGAAGAGCGCGGACCacggaattgtatgacaggtatAAAAGATGAGTCAAAAGATTCAGGAATCACAAGTTCAGTAACAGGTAGAAGAAAACAGAGCCAAGAAAATCACTATTATTTATCTCTAGGAATAGGAAATGAACTGATTAGTTCTTTAGAAGAAAACAAATACAACCTTCCTGATGATTGGATTAGTAGTAATTTTCGCCTGCGGTTGATGTATGAAGGCAAGTCATTTTTCTTGGTGACAAGTGATGGTTTGATTTTTGAACATGTTTGTATTGAGAGTGTTTGGATATGGCTGAAACATGATAGCTCTACCGAAATGAATGGTATAGTAGGGAACTATAATGGAAGTTTATTCATGGTTGATACTTTTGGGAGTGTGCTTCTTAGAGAATGGAGTGGAAATGAAATAGCATGGAAGAATTGCACTGATATGAGAAGAGGTAAAAATATTGTTGTTGGAGGTCAACCATGGGATAGATTACCAGGTATAGCAAGGAGGGTTACTACTGAGGATTCACTCTTCTTTGTGAGCAAAAATGGACGACTAATGCAGTTCACG GTTTACATGAGGAAATTCAAATGGAAGGATTGCAAAAATCCTCCAAATGTCAAAGTTGCAAACATAGTTGATCAGGAATTGTTCAGGGATAACATAATCTTCGTCACAGGAAGAAACGGACGCTTATACCAATACaacaaagtaaatgatttatggcATGAACATTACCAATCTCAGCATTTGATTCTATCAAATTTTCCTGGAACAGTTATAAGACCAATGTCAAAATCACTCACAGGCTCCATCTTCATGCTTTCAAGAGATGGTGGCCTAGTTGAGTACAACTGGAATACATGGCACGAATGGAACTGGATAGAACATGGAACACCTTATAAAGGTGTAACACTTGTTGGCTCACCTGGTCCTAGCTTTGAAGGGAATCAGTTACTTTTGATTGGTTCAGATGGAAGAGTGTACCTTAGATATATGGAGAAAAATGCATGGAAGTGGAAGGATTGCGGTTTCCCTACTTTAGGAGATAAAACTATTGAAGCAGAAGATAGAGAAGGAGAATTCAATGATGAAGATACTAAAAAAGAGCAGGAGAATCTTGGTGAATTATCAATCTTGAATTGTGATCCTAAG GTGAGATCTACAAGACCAATTCCATTTTCAGCTGATTCTGCCATATTTGAACTTAGAGATGGCAGA TTGGCAGAGATACAAATTGGAGAGGGGAAAGAATGGGTTTGGTCAAGGATCATTGGTACTCCAAATAGTTTATGCATACAAAATTATTGGATTACAGTGGCATCATCACCATCATGA
- the LOC131623927 gene encoding uncharacterized protein LOC131623927 isoform X2: MSTFHLIYGIWLVLSMRFSILDVSTSCYPYQFFRQSNRKFEQKTDRFWKFSEIDDRWIEVKLPCDLVPCVDKSEERLEQEHELEVILPLRKRISLTKMSDSSVWIIGESGFIYERFWNGLEWVIAPHDLPISHGRAVAVFIISQKFLALSESGNLYQMHVQLGETSQPVWIEFTHTLDQISDTDSIFIKSGVVSDDRKRCYFCTKKGTLVELAEVEPPRWINHGQPGGANVAAIADIASSREVVYTISSAGDLYEYNSKSKPSWKKHIWKEKKAQVSSLIPSKGCTLHGLIGDHSESLFLLTKEGTLVERRLHQRKWKWIVHGNPPHQNLTSITPSLRDDSSETSISLFFTTSVGSVFEYQIPKQLGTSPNNQFPGGEWISHQHPLYAKVARGKSGLPLQVGRILFILDDGRVAELHLAGLGGESAGPSMPQNFRRKTSSTKYVWSILDAPESEGWNAEYCTEERGPRNCMTGIKDESKDSGITSSVTGRRKQSQENHYYLSLGIGNELISSLEENKYNLPDDWISSNFRLRLMYEGKSFFLVTSDGLIFEHVCIESVWIWLKHDSSTEMNGIVGNYNGSLFMVDTFGSVLLREWSGNEIAWKNCTDMRRGKNIVVGGQPWDRLPGIARRVTTEDSLFFVSKNGRLMQFTVYMRKFKWKDCKNPPNVKVANIVDQELFRDNIIFVTGRNGRLYQYNKVNDLWHEHYQSQHLILSNFPGTVIRPMSKSLTGSIFMLSRDGGLVEYNWNTWHEWNWIEHGTPYKGVTLVGSPGPSFEGNQLLLIGSDGRVYLRYMEKNAWKWKDCGFPTLGDKTIEAEDREGEFNDEDTKKEQENLGELSILNCDPKLAEIQIGEGKEWVWSRIIGTPNSLCIQNYWITVASSPS; the protein is encoded by the exons ATGTCAACGTTTCATTTGATATATGGCATATGGTTAGTCCTGTCTATGAGATTTAGTATACTTGATGTTTCCACTTCATGTTATCCGTATCAGTTTTTTCGACAAAGCAATCGAAAATTCGAGCAGAAAACTGATAGGTTTTGGAAGTTTAGTGAAATAGATGATAGATGGATTGAAGTCAAACTACCATGTGATTTGGTTCCATGTGTTGATAAAAGTGAAGAGAGATTGGAGCAAGAACATGAGTTGGAAGTGATTCTGcctttgagaaagagaatttcTTTGACAAAAATGTCTGATAGTTCTGTGTGGATCATTGGTGAAAGTGGATTCATCTATGAGAGGTTTTGGAATGGACTTGAATGGGTGATTGCTCCTCATGATTTACCTATTTCACATGGACGTGCAGTTGCAGTTTTTATCATTTCTCAGAAGTTTCTTGCTCTATCTGAATCAGGAAATTTGTATCAG ATGCATGTGCAGCTTGGTGAAACCTCACAACCAGTTTGGATTGAGTTCACGCATACACTCGATCAAATCTCGGATACTGATTCGATATTTATAAAATCCGGTGTGGTGTCAGATGATAGGAA AAGATGTtatttctgtacaaagaaaggaACGTTGGTAGAGCTCGCAGAGGTTGAGCCTCCAAG GTGGATAAATCATGGCCAACCAGGTGGAGCAAATGTTGCAGCAATAGCTGATATTGCTTCTTCACGAGAAGTAGTATACACGATAAG TTCTGCTGGAGATCTTTATGAATATAACAGTAAATCAAAACCTTCATGGAAGAAGCACATATGGAAAGAAAAAAAGGCACAAGTTTCATCTTTGATACCATCTAAGGGGTGCACTTTACATGGATTAATTGGTGATCATTCTGAATCACTGTTTCTTTTAACCAAG GAAGGCACTTTAGTGGAGAGAAGATTACATCAAAGGAAGTGGAAATGGATAGTCCATGGAAATCCACCACATCAAAATTTGACATCTATTACACCATCTTTGAGAGATGATTCTAGTGAAACTTCCATTTCTTTATTCTTCACTACTTCTGTTGGATCTGTTTTTGAGTATCAAATTCCAAAACAATTAG GCACTTCTCCAAATAATCAATTTCCCGGAGGAGAATGGATAAGTCATCAGCACCCCTTATATGCAAAAGTGGCAAGAGGTAAATCAGGCTTACCATTACAGGTTGGAAGGATCCTCTTTATACTAGATGATGGTAGAGTTGCAGAATTACATCTAGCAGGACTAGGTGGTGAGAGTGCAGGACCATCAATGCCACAAAACTTTAGAAGAAAAACATCATCAACCAAATATGTTTGGTCCATATTAGATGCACCAGAGAGTGAAGGATGGAATGCAGAATATTGCACAGAAGAGCGCGGACCacggaattgtatgacaggtatAAAAGATGAGTCAAAAGATTCAGGAATCACAAGTTCAGTAACAGGTAGAAGAAAACAGAGCCAAGAAAATCACTATTATTTATCTCTAGGAATAGGAAATGAACTGATTAGTTCTTTAGAAGAAAACAAATACAACCTTCCTGATGATTGGATTAGTAGTAATTTTCGCCTGCGGTTGATGTATGAAGGCAAGTCATTTTTCTTGGTGACAAGTGATGGTTTGATTTTTGAACATGTTTGTATTGAGAGTGTTTGGATATGGCTGAAACATGATAGCTCTACCGAAATGAATGGTATAGTAGGGAACTATAATGGAAGTTTATTCATGGTTGATACTTTTGGGAGTGTGCTTCTTAGAGAATGGAGTGGAAATGAAATAGCATGGAAGAATTGCACTGATATGAGAAGAGGTAAAAATATTGTTGTTGGAGGTCAACCATGGGATAGATTACCAGGTATAGCAAGGAGGGTTACTACTGAGGATTCACTCTTCTTTGTGAGCAAAAATGGACGACTAATGCAGTTCACG GTTTACATGAGGAAATTCAAATGGAAGGATTGCAAAAATCCTCCAAATGTCAAAGTTGCAAACATAGTTGATCAGGAATTGTTCAGGGATAACATAATCTTCGTCACAGGAAGAAACGGACGCTTATACCAATACaacaaagtaaatgatttatggcATGAACATTACCAATCTCAGCATTTGATTCTATCAAATTTTCCTGGAACAGTTATAAGACCAATGTCAAAATCACTCACAGGCTCCATCTTCATGCTTTCAAGAGATGGTGGCCTAGTTGAGTACAACTGGAATACATGGCACGAATGGAACTGGATAGAACATGGAACACCTTATAAAGGTGTAACACTTGTTGGCTCACCTGGTCCTAGCTTTGAAGGGAATCAGTTACTTTTGATTGGTTCAGATGGAAGAGTGTACCTTAGATATATGGAGAAAAATGCATGGAAGTGGAAGGATTGCGGTTTCCCTACTTTAGGAGATAAAACTATTGAAGCAGAAGATAGAGAAGGAGAATTCAATGATGAAGATACTAAAAAAGAGCAGGAGAATCTTGGTGAATTATCAATCTTGAATTGTGATCCTAAG TTGGCAGAGATACAAATTGGAGAGGGGAAAGAATGGGTTTGGTCAAGGATCATTGGTACTCCAAATAGTTTATGCATACAAAATTATTGGATTACAGTGGCATCATCACCATCATGA